GTGTCGAAGCAGGATTTCCGCGCGCGCAACCCGCTTACCGGCGATGCGGTGCCGATGACTAACATCATCGTGCAGTGGCATCCGGATCGTAAGGAGCGGGTGCTGCTATGCGCCCATTACGATACGCGACCCTTTCCTGATCGAGATCGGCGCAATCCACGGGGCACATTCGTCGGCGCCAACGACAGCGCCGCCTGCATTGCCCTGCTGATGGAATTGGGTAAATCCATGCCGCAATTCCAAAGTCCCTACGGCGTCGATTTTTTGCTGGTCGACGGCGAAGATTTAGTGTATTGGGATCGGACGCTAGACAAGGATACGGGCAGCTATTGCGTGGGCTCGGAATATTTTGGCCGCCAATACGCCATCGATCCGCCGCCGTACCGCTACCGCTGTGCCGTGGTGCTCGACATGATTGCCGGCATTAATTTACGGCTGCCCAAAGAGTTGAACGGCGTCATGTGGGCCGACACTCGCCCGATTGTCGAAGAAATTTGGAATACCGCGGCCCGGCTCAAAGTCACCGAGTTTTTATCCAAAACCACGCCCGTGCCTGTGACCGACGACCACGTCATGCTGCACGATTTGGGGCGCATTCCTACGTGCGACATCATTTGCGATTTCGGCCCCGCTACCAGCTATCCGCAATGGCACACGCAGGAAGACGATCCGGCCCATTGCTCGTCGCTTTCCATCGCCAAAGTCGGCTGGGTGCTGCATGAGTGGCTGAAATCGCTCCGTTAGTAGCCGTGGGTGGCCGGGGTCGAGGCCGCCGAGCCCCCGGAATTGAAGCCGCTGGGGGCTCACTTCGTTCGACCCCAGCCACCTACTCCGTTTCTTAATTCAAATTAGGCGGCGACCGGCGAAAGCAGTTTACTTCTTGCCGGCTTCGGCAATCGCTTCCGGCCGGGTGATATGAAAGTAATGACCGTGGTCGGCGGTGACAATGAGCACGGTGTTGTCCCAGCCGCCGTGCGTTTCGACCCAATGAGTGACAGCCCGCACGGCATCGTCCCCATCGAAAATGGCGCCGAGGGAGTTATCGAGGTTGTCGTCGTGGTTGGCCCAATCGACGTCGCCGGCTTCAATCATCAACCACAAGCCCTTTGGATTTTGCGACAACACTTCCAAGGCCGCCAGCGCCACATCGGTTAAGCGTGGGTTTTCCTCGATGTCGGCCGGCGTGTAATGCTCCTGCGTCTTCTTGACGCCGACCGTGGGATTGTAATTCCCGTCGGCCGTCCGGTACGGCAAATGGCTGCGATCACCGGCGCCAAACAAACCCAGGAGCCGCTCGTGAGTGGCCGCCGCTGCCGCTGCCGCAGCGGCCAGCGCCTGCCGGCCGTTCATGCCCGACTGACGCTGCACCACTTTATACTTGCCGCCATGATCGACATCTATTTTTTCCAAATCTGCTGTGGTGATGTATCGATTTCCAGACACAAAATTTTCGCCCTGCTGTTCCACGTCTTTTTTCAAAGTTTTGGCGGTGGTCGTTTCGCCCCAGCCCGTGCCGATAATTACGTCGAGCCCTGGCAACGGCTGCTGGCGGTGCGAAATCGACGGCAGGCCGACCAAATCGCGGGAAATATCTTGGTAATCGTCGCGCCACACGTTGTTGGCGTAGGTCGCTGCCGGTGTGGCATCGCTGATCGAAACACTGGTCACCGCGCCCACGCTCCAACCGCGATGCTGCAATTGCTGGGCGATGGTTTCGACGTGGTTCCCTTCCGAATCGACGTTAATGGCGTCGTTGTACGTTTTGATTCCGGAATTCATTGAAGTGGCTGAGGCCGCCGAATCGGTATAGGGATGCGGCAGCTGGCGGCTTTTGCCGATCGGGTATTCCGGATCGATCGGTGTCGCCCACGGTGTTTCGCCGGCCAGCTTCCAATCGTACCCGCTCCGCGTTTTGCCGCCTACGTTGTTAACCACTTGGGCGTTCACGTCGGTTTTGGTGCCCTCGTTGTGCGGGCTGGTGACCATGTAACCAAAGTCAGTCGGCGCGCCACGATAATCTTGAAAGTGCAATCCACTGCCGCGGCCTTCGTGATACGGCACCGTACCGGTTTTGTAGCAAGCGGCCGCCCAGGTGTTAAACCAATCCATGCCGTCGAAAATAAATAAAATAATTCGCTGTTTCCCCTGGGCGACGGCCGCTTCCTGCAAGTGGTAAATGTCGGTTTCGTCAAAGTATTCGGCCTGCGGATTCAGTGTTTCGGCCGGAAGATAGCCGTATAATTGCTGCAAACGCTCCGAATTGCGGTACACGCTGTGTTCGCCCCGCACACTGTTAAGATCCATGCCAAAGATGTAAACGGGAATGAGGCGGTTGGAGTGCGTCGTCCAGCCGGTGTATTTTGAAGGTTGCGGGCCCCAGTAGCCCCAGTCGGCATTGCCTTGCTCGATGGCGACCGCCTGCATTTGGCGAAGCTGATCGGCCGCGGCATTTTCGGACGGCGTGGCAGAAGAATTTTTGCTGCAGCCCGACAGAGCCAGAACAACCAACGCAAACCATACGAAACGAATTCGGAGCATGATTGGGCAAACGGCAAACTGTGGACAGAACGCCCGGGCGGGCCGGCCAAATACGGCGGGCAGACACCGGCAAGTCTCTCGACTATAACTACCTCATGGTTGCACCACCAGCGGCCTAATTACGGGCTCACAATCACTTTGAAACAAGACTCCCAGCACTGATGTTTGTCGATCGAGTAGAAATTGAAATTGCGGCCGGAAACGGCGGAAACGGTGCGGTGAGCTTTCGCCGCGAAAAATTCATTCCTCGCGGCGGTCCCGACGGCGGGGATGGCGGCCATGGCGGCAGCGTGGTGCTACGCGCTCAGCCGGGCGTTGACAGTTTGGCTGCGCTTGCGCACCGCAAGCATTGGCGCGCCGAACATGGCCAGCCGGGCGGATCCAGCGATTGCTTCGGCCGCAGCGCGGAAGATTTAATCCTGCTAGTCCCACCGGGAACCGTGGTGATCGATGCCGGCTCCGGTCTTGCGCTCAAAGACTTGGTGGAACCCGGCCAGCAAGTCATTGCCGCGCATGGCGGCAAGGGAGGCAAAGGCAATGCCGCGTTCAAAACCTCCACCAACCGCGCTCCCCGCGAATGTACCCCTGGCGGCCGAGGAGAACAACGCCGATTGATTTTGGAATTGAAAGTGATTGCCGACGTGGGCCTGATCGGCAAACCCAACGCCGGCAAAAGCACGCTTTTGGCTCGACTGTCTCGCGCTCAGCCGGAGATTGCCGATTATCCGTTCACCACGAAGTATCCGAATCTGGGAATTGTTTATCTGACGTCCGATCATTCGTTCGTGCTGGCTGATTTGCCCGGGTTGATTGAGGGCGCACATGCAGGAGTGGGCTTGGGGCACGAATTTTTGCGGCACATTCAGCGGGCTGGCATTTTGGTGCATCTGGTGGAACCGGCGCCTGTCGACGGTTCCGATCCGCTGAATAACTACCGCATCATCCGCAGCGAGCTGGAGCGTTATTCGACAGAGCTTGGCGCGCGGCCGGAAATTGCGGTAATCACCAAATGTGAACTCCCCGGTGCTGAAGAAGTGCGGGCCAAACTCGCCGGCGAGATCGGGCGCGAGGTATTGGCCATTAGCGCCGTCACCGGCGAAGGCCTGGATCAATTGCTGTGGCAAATCACAAAGCTGTTGAGCGAACAAAAACAGGCTGGCAGTGAAAAAATAACGCCGGCACTGACTCCACACTCCTGACGATTACCGTTTCGCATGCCATCGCTCATCGCCGTCGATATTGGCAACTCGCGCATCAAGCTGGGGCTGTTTGCTGCACTGGCTGGTGCTTCGCAGACGACGCATAAGGGGTTGCCAACGCCGCTGCGCGCTCACACCATGCCCACCGACGACTGGAACCCGCAATCGCTGCAACAATGGCTAAACGATGTGCCGACGGGAACGCCCTGGTGGATTGCCAGCGTAAACCGCCCCGCGGCTGCGAAACTTACCGGCTGGATTCAAAATCGCTGGCCGGTGCGGATGTTGACCAACACCGATTTGCCTATCTCTGCCGCGGTGGAGCATCCGGAACGTGTGGGCGTTGACCGCTTGGCTGGCGCGGTGGCCATTAACCAGTTGCGCGAGCCGGACCGGGCCGCAATTACCATCGGCGTAGGCAGCGCCATCACCGTCGATTTGATCGCTGCCGACGGCACATTTTGCGGCGGAGCCATTTTGCCGGGCATTGCCATGTCGGCCCGTGCACTGGATCAATTCACCGACTTATTGCCACTCAGCCCGTTGAAAGAGTTATCCGGCGCGCCCTCTGCCTTGGGCACGTCGACCCTAGCCGCCATTCATAGCGGACTGTTTTGGGGCGCGGTCGGGGCGATTCGCGAATTGATTACGCAACTATCTCAGCAGGTTCCGCGCCCGGCGAAACCGCCACAGATTTTTCTCACAGGCGGCGCAGCGCCATCGGTGGCAGAGCAGATCGATCCGGCTGCAGAATACGTGGAACATTTGGCGCTAGCCGGCATTGCACTAGCGAAGCCGGACGAAACTCATGGGAAATGATCTCGGCACGTTAACCACGGCGTGCATGCTGACGCCCACCGGCCGCGGAGCAGTCGCCGTGGTGGCCGTCGAAGGGCCGCTGGCGATGGAAATAGTGCAGCGTTTTTTTCAGCCAAAATCTGCGCGGGCACTAGCCGATCGGCCGCTGGGGCAAATTGTGTATGGCCGCTGGGGAAGCCAAGCGGCCGAAGATGTGATTGTTTGCCGCCGAGACTTACGCGGCCTGGAAGTGCATTGTCATGGCGGCGCAGCAGCCGTGCGTCGAATTTTGGACGATCTAATTGCCGCCGGTGCGGAAGAACAAGACTGGCGTGAGCATATCGGTCAGCACGAAAGTTCTGCGATTCGCGCCGCGGCACGAATTGCATTGGTGGAAGCACTTACAACTCGGACGGCGGAAATACTGCTCGATCAATATCACGGCGCGCTGGAAACCGCCCTGTGTAAAATTCTCGCCGCGATAAACGACGGCCCGGACGGCCTTTCTGCCGCCCAAAGTTTGACCAAAACCTTGCTGGACCGTGCGCCGCTGGGGCTGCACCTTACGAAACCGTGGCGTGTGGTGGTGGCTGGACCGCCCAACGTAGGCAAAAGCAGCCTCGTAAACGCCCTGGTCGGTTACCAACGGGCGATTGTGTTCGATCAGCCGGGCACAACCCGCGATGTGGTGACCGCGCTTACCGCGCTGGCGGGTTGGCCAATTGAGCTATGCGATACCGCCGGATGGCGCAGCACGGCCGATCCACTGGAAGCGGCGGGAGTGGCGCGGGCTCAGGAGCAAGCCTCTGCCGCCGATGCTTTGCTGCTGGTGTTCGACGCCACGCAATCCTGGTCTGGGGAGCTGCGAGCATTGATGGATGCCTGGCCCAGGGCGCTTCTGGTGCAGAATAAATGCGATCTGTTAACGCCCGACCGTCCTGGCAGCATCTTTCCAAATTCGATCCAAGTGAGCGCAGTTACAGGGCAAGGGCTTGATTTGCTGGTGGAAAAAATCATTCGCCAGGTGGTGCCCCAGGAGCCGAAATTTGGCGAGCCATTGCCGTTCACCAGCGAGCAAATCCAGCGGCTGCAAGCGGTGGCCGACGCGTTGGAAACGGGCAATTTGAGCACAGCAAAAGCGCACGTGCTGGCATTGCTGTCGCCGGAGGAAACGCCGAATTGAAGAAGCGGCTAGCCACGACTGCTCTGGACCGCGTGTGGTAGCCTCGCTATCCTTTGCCGCCTGCGCGGGTTGCGCGCCGGAAAACTGTACACAAACCGATTGATTAACGCTCATCGAGAGTGTTCAGGGAGGAACACGCGATGTTTTATAACTTCGCTCGCTTTCGTGCCGCCAGAAAAAATGGAATCGAGTTGCTGGCTTTGCTCCTAGCAGTTTGGGCATTCGGCTGGGGCGGTCCTGCCTGCGGCGCCGACAGTTCGGCGATGGATTCCTCCACCGACAGCGCTAGCGGCGCCGTAGACAGCAACCAAACACCGCAAGAACTGCCGCCGTCGATAAGGTCGCTGGAAGATGTTTCGGCGCACCAGCTAAATTATCCGGCGAAGCCCGCAGCAGCTCATAGTCCGGCGATTCAAGGGCCGGCGAAGAATGCTGCCGAGCCGGCCGCGAACGCTTCCAGCGCAACCGATGGAAAATTTTCCGAAGAGGAAACCAGCACCAGCGGCGCGCCCGCGACAGATTCCGATCCATCGGCTTCCATTTTCGCGACGACGTTTGACGATCCACCCTCCCGGCCCACCGGCCCGGTCGAGCCCGCCAGTTTTAGCGGCGTGCAGCCGGGCGTCACCACGATGGAACAATTGACCGAGAAGTGGGGCAAGGGCGAAGAAGTTTCGCATGACGACAATCAAACCGTGCTCCATTTCACACGGCCGACATTTCCGCACGTGGAAGTGACCGTGGCCGACGGCAAAGTGCGTTCGATTGTCATCGATCTGGATCAAGCGGTGCCCACCGATGTTCTGGCGCAGCAACTGCAATTAACCGATGTCCGTCCCGTGGATGTTCCCGACGATTCCGGCGAACTGCTGGGCCAGGCTTATCCGGAACGAGGCGTGCTGTTTAGCATTACGCCCGACGGCAAGCGGGTTTCGCACGTCGTGCTGGATAAAATCGACCTCTCTACCTTTGCCTTGCGGGCGGAAGTGGAATTGCAATCTCACACGCGCGCCAGCCTGGCCGATTTGGATTACGTGCTTGCACATCAATCCAAAAACGCCAGAGCACTATGGCTGCGTGGCCGGCTGATGGCCATTTTGGCACGCTACGATGAAGCCGCCGATGACGTGGAAGCGGCGTTAGAAATCAGCCCAAAGCAACCGTTATATCATCTCACGCACGCCGAAATTTTGAGTCAGCAAGGGCATTACAACGATGCGGCGCAGGAAATCAAGAATGTGATGGCCGCCACCAACCTGGCCAACGAAATCAAGGCCCGGGCGCTGTGCGAGCTGGGCGACATTGAGGCGGATTCGCCGGTGCACGATTACAAATCGGCCCTGGAGCATCATCAGACGGCGATTAAATTAGCCGACCCGTTGTCGATTGATAAGCGGCTGCTCGTGCGCCGCGCCGCCAAGCTGATTTTGATCGACGCGCATCTGGCCGTAGCCCACGACGTTGCTTGCGGCTTTTGGCAGGAAAAAGAAACGGCCGTGCCGAAGTGGCTTGGGCGGGCGCAGGCATACGTCGACGATTTTATCGCCCATGAGGATGAAGATCCCGGCTTGCGATTGCATTTGGCTCTCGGCGCTTTGCGGGCCTGCGCCGGGGCCGACGGCAAGGTCGATTCTATCCCCTGGGCGCGGATGGCGTTGAAAACCGGAAAACCGCTGATTCAGGTTGCCACCGATCCGTGGACGAAAGACGCCCTGCAATGGACTCTGGGAATTGCGCTAGCCGATGGGCTCATGGCCGACGAATTGCACGGCGCGGTGCAGCATGCGCTACCTAACACCGCGCTGACCATCACATATTTGGAAACGGGCGCGAAAGGGCGTCGCGAAACGCCCGCCGATGTCTTCCGTCTCGGCTGGCTGTATTACCGCATGGGTTCCCTGCATGCCTTGCAGCGGAACGATCATAAGACCGCCATCGCGTGGTACGAAAAGGCATTCCCGCTGTTGGACCGTCCCCTTCCAGCGACGCTTCGCAACCAGCAGGGCCATTATGGCGAGTGGCTGGTAAGCATGGGCATTTCGTACTGGAACGATGGCAACCATGATTTTGCGCTGCAACTGACCGATGCCGGCGTGCAACACATTCAGGAGGCGGTGAAGCGCAATCTGGTCGACGAAAAATCGCTCGCCATTCCGTACGGCAATCTGGCCTTCATGCACGAAGCGCTGGGGCACAAAAACGAAGCTCAAAATTTCGCCCAACTGGCCGCTAAATATGACAGTGGAAAAAACGGCAAACGCTGAAATCGTTTTTGAACCACACCAGAAGCAGAGAAAATTTATTAGGAAGGCAGGAAGACAGGAACGGAATTATTGTTGGCGACTGAGCTCAGAAATCTGCCTTTCATAGATTCCTGGCTTCCTGATAAAAATCGATTGCCATTCCTCTCTGCGTCTCCGCGCCTCTGCGGTTAAGCTGATCAACGCCCGGCAAATTCCGCCACCAGGCGAACAAAGTCAGCGGTTTTTTCATACGGCAGCATGTGGCCGCATTCGTTGAGCACTTCCAGCCGCGCACCGGAAATCTGCTCGGCATAAAAACGGCCGTGTGCCAGCGGAATCAATTTGTCGTCCCGGCCCCAAATGATTAGCGTCGGACATTGCACGCGCTGCAAATGATGCGGCAATTTCGGATTATGCAGGTACGGATTCCAACCCACGCGGGCCGTCGCTTCCCGGGCCCGCAAAAACATGAGCAGTTGAATTTCCGAAGGTTCCAGCGGGGCAACTTCCAGCGCCACCGGGCCAGCCGGATCGAAAAACAACATGTTCCGCAATTTCGTCAGATCGTCAATAAACCACTCCGCCATTGGCGCATCGGGAACGTGCAGTCCGGCGGCGTCCACCATCACCAGCTTGCTAACGAGCTCGGGCCGCAAAATCGCCAACTCCACTGCCAGCCACGCGCCCAGCGAAAAGCCGACGACCGGCACGCCGCGCAAATCGAATTGCTCAAACAGATCGACATAGTGCCAGGCCAAATCTTGCATGCTGTCGATTTGGTCCAGCCCTTCGGAAAGCGCAAAGCCCGGATGTGCCGGAGCAATCACGCTGAAGTGCTGCGCTAATCCGTCGTGAAAGGCGGTCCAATCCATTTCGCCGCCGGCGCTGTGCAAATAAACCAATGGCGGACCCTTGCCCCCGCGCATGACTTGCGTCTTCTTGCCGGCCACGGTCACGAAATCGGTTTGATTGGGGATTTGTGTCATTGGAAAATCAAGTTAACCGCAGAGACACGGAGACGCAGAGAGGATTTTATTAGGAATCCAGGAAGACAGGAACGGAATTATTCTTTCGACAAAACTCGAAAAATCTGCTTTTCATGGATTCCTGGCTTCCTTATGAAAGTCTTGAATTGTTTTCTCTGCGTCTCTGCGGTTCAATTTCTTATTTTGCCATCGCAGCGGGTTCCAAGTCTTTGCGCAGGGCCGGCAATACTTCA
The window above is part of the Pirellulales bacterium genome. Proteins encoded here:
- a CDS encoding M28 family peptidase, with the protein product MTAKSSPSAAGAKAATAGKGVSGQNLFLGIVLAAGLIVAGYILFSETLGQAAGPANLKLEDIPFNGAQAYEYLKQLCNFGPRPSGSQAIESEKTFLIDYFQKLGATVSKQDFRARNPLTGDAVPMTNIIVQWHPDRKERVLLCAHYDTRPFPDRDRRNPRGTFVGANDSAACIALLMELGKSMPQFQSPYGVDFLLVDGEDLVYWDRTLDKDTGSYCVGSEYFGRQYAIDPPPYRYRCAVVLDMIAGINLRLPKELNGVMWADTRPIVEEIWNTAARLKVTEFLSKTTPVPVTDDHVMLHDLGRIPTCDIICDFGPATSYPQWHTQEDDPAHCSSLSIAKVGWVLHEWLKSLR
- the obgE gene encoding GTPase ObgE codes for the protein MFVDRVEIEIAAGNGGNGAVSFRREKFIPRGGPDGGDGGHGGSVVLRAQPGVDSLAALAHRKHWRAEHGQPGGSSDCFGRSAEDLILLVPPGTVVIDAGSGLALKDLVEPGQQVIAAHGGKGGKGNAAFKTSTNRAPRECTPGGRGEQRRLILELKVIADVGLIGKPNAGKSTLLARLSRAQPEIADYPFTTKYPNLGIVYLTSDHSFVLADLPGLIEGAHAGVGLGHEFLRHIQRAGILVHLVEPAPVDGSDPLNNYRIIRSELERYSTELGARPEIAVITKCELPGAEEVRAKLAGEIGREVLAISAVTGEGLDQLLWQITKLLSEQKQAGSEKITPALTPHS
- a CDS encoding alpha/beta hydrolase; translated protein: MTQIPNQTDFVTVAGKKTQVMRGGKGPPLVYLHSAGGEMDWTAFHDGLAQHFSVIAPAHPGFALSEGLDQIDSMQDLAWHYVDLFEQFDLRGVPVVGFSLGAWLAVELAILRPELVSKLVMVDAAGLHVPDAPMAEWFIDDLTKLRNMLFFDPAGPVALEVAPLEPSEIQLLMFLRAREATARVGWNPYLHNPKLPHHLQRVQCPTLIIWGRDDKLIPLAHGRFYAEQISGARLEVLNECGHMLPYEKTADFVRLVAEFAGR
- a CDS encoding alkaline phosphatase is translated as MLRIRFVWFALVVLALSGCSKNSSATPSENAAADQLRQMQAVAIEQGNADWGYWGPQPSKYTGWTTHSNRLIPVYIFGMDLNSVRGEHSVYRNSERLQQLYGYLPAETLNPQAEYFDETDIYHLQEAAVAQGKQRIILFIFDGMDWFNTWAAACYKTGTVPYHEGRGSGLHFQDYRGAPTDFGYMVTSPHNEGTKTDVNAQVVNNVGGKTRSGYDWKLAGETPWATPIDPEYPIGKSRQLPHPYTDSAASATSMNSGIKTYNDAINVDSEGNHVETIAQQLQHRGWSVGAVTSVSISDATPAATYANNVWRDDYQDISRDLVGLPSISHRQQPLPGLDVIIGTGWGETTTAKTLKKDVEQQGENFVSGNRYITTADLEKIDVDHGGKYKVVQRQSGMNGRQALAAAAAAAAATHERLLGLFGAGDRSHLPYRTADGNYNPTVGVKKTQEHYTPADIEENPRLTDVALAALEVLSQNPKGLWLMIEAGDVDWANHDDNLDNSLGAIFDGDDAVRAVTHWVETHGGWDNTVLIVTADHGHYFHITRPEAIAEAGKK
- a CDS encoding type III pantothenate kinase, producing MPSLIAVDIGNSRIKLGLFAALAGASQTTHKGLPTPLRAHTMPTDDWNPQSLQQWLNDVPTGTPWWIASVNRPAAAKLTGWIQNRWPVRMLTNTDLPISAAVEHPERVGVDRLAGAVAINQLREPDRAAITIGVGSAITVDLIAADGTFCGGAILPGIAMSARALDQFTDLLPLSPLKELSGAPSALGTSTLAAIHSGLFWGAVGAIRELITQLSQQVPRPAKPPQIFLTGGAAPSVAEQIDPAAEYVEHLALAGIALAKPDETHGK
- a CDS encoding GTPase, which encodes MGNDLGTLTTACMLTPTGRGAVAVVAVEGPLAMEIVQRFFQPKSARALADRPLGQIVYGRWGSQAAEDVIVCRRDLRGLEVHCHGGAAAVRRILDDLIAAGAEEQDWREHIGQHESSAIRAAARIALVEALTTRTAEILLDQYHGALETALCKILAAINDGPDGLSAAQSLTKTLLDRAPLGLHLTKPWRVVVAGPPNVGKSSLVNALVGYQRAIVFDQPGTTRDVVTALTALAGWPIELCDTAGWRSTADPLEAAGVARAQEQASAADALLLVFDATQSWSGELRALMDAWPRALLVQNKCDLLTPDRPGSIFPNSIQVSAVTGQGLDLLVEKIIRQVVPQEPKFGEPLPFTSEQIQRLQAVADALETGNLSTAKAHVLALLSPEETPN